A genomic segment from Candidatus Poribacteria bacterium encodes:
- a CDS encoding zinc-binding dehydrogenase, with product MKTGKVAIFTQAQTPMEFREYPIPSVTPDDLLVRIRMANICGSDLHFWRGHGPKIESGIPQVLGHEMIGTIEAMGRNITTDSTGQPLTEGDRIAYSYFKPCQRCWMCLNGKPGCPNRYRDWLGVSSEHPPHFHGAYGEYYYMKPGHWVFKVPDELSDALVSPINCALSEVIYGLNQIGITLGDTVVIQGAGGLGLYATAVAREMGAGRIIVLDRLPARLALAKEFGADETLNVDEIDMKSRVEYVLDETGGIGADLVAEFVGSPRVLAEGVEMLRWGGRYLWIGNINLGFPTEIDPGNIVRCSKAIRGVIVYEPWVIPRALDFLSRTRDRYPFHKIISDTFPFSDINEAFSYADTGAAIRIGLEFDTPQGR from the coding sequence ATGAAAACAGGAAAAGTTGCGATCTTCACGCAAGCGCAAACGCCGATGGAATTCCGGGAATATCCCATCCCGTCCGTCACACCGGACGACCTACTGGTGCGCATCCGCATGGCGAACATCTGCGGCTCTGACCTACATTTTTGGCGCGGACACGGACCCAAAATCGAGAGCGGTATCCCGCAAGTGTTAGGACACGAAATGATCGGGACGATTGAAGCGATGGGACGCAACATAACAACGGACAGCACCGGACAACCGCTCACCGAAGGCGACCGCATTGCCTACTCCTATTTCAAACCGTGCCAACGCTGCTGGATGTGCCTCAACGGAAAACCGGGATGTCCCAATCGCTATCGCGATTGGCTCGGGGTCTCCAGCGAGCATCCGCCTCATTTCCACGGCGCCTATGGCGAATACTACTACATGAAACCGGGACATTGGGTGTTCAAGGTCCCCGACGAACTCTCAGACGCGCTCGTATCGCCCATCAACTGCGCTTTGTCCGAAGTCATTTACGGACTCAACCAGATCGGTATCACACTCGGTGATACCGTGGTTATCCAAGGTGCCGGTGGACTCGGACTCTACGCAACAGCAGTTGCACGTGAGATGGGAGCGGGGAGAATCATTGTTCTGGACCGACTGCCTGCACGCCTCGCACTCGCAAAGGAATTCGGTGCCGATGAGACTCTCAATGTTGATGAAATTGACATGAAATCACGGGTTGAATACGTACTCGACGAGACCGGCGGCATCGGGGCAGACCTCGTCGCTGAGTTTGTCGGATCGCCTCGTGTCCTTGCTGAAGGCGTGGAGATGCTCCGTTGGGGCGGACGCTATCTCTGGATAGGGAACATCAATCTCGGATTCCCCACAGAGATCGATCCGGGTAACATCGTCCGTTGTAGCAAAGCGATTCGCGGCGTAATTGTCTATGAGCCGTGGGTTATCCCGCGCGCACTCGATTTCCTCAGCCGCACACGAGACAGGTATCCGTTCCACAAAATCATCTCCGATACCTTTCCGTTCAGCGACATCAACGAAGCGTTCTCTTACGCCGATACAGGCGCAGCAATCCGAATCGGACTCGAATTTGACACCCCCCAGGGCCGGTAG
- the hemW gene encoding radical SAM family heme chaperone HemW: MNYPHKSASSVYIHIPFCATKCYYCAFNTYTFHKEQAKAYLQALRTEIALYAPDTDPLQTIFIGGGTPSILSANALAQLFTDIHEYFQLTPNAEITVECNPGTVDSEKLNVMQDNGVNRLSFGLQAMQDETLQQLGRIHSVDEFLQSYHLAREGGFENINIDLIFALPDQTMEAWHQTLNEVIALEPNHISAYNLVMEEATPFYEWWQAGELHLPTEDTEADMFQYTIETLTSHGYTHYEICNFAKPNHFTRHNLVYWNNQPCIGLGAGACGYVNGVRYTNIRGIAPYIDALSQCNKPIADTEHLTGHAEKAETLMLALRKREGISLEAYQDRFGEEIEVAFGNILKKWIDLQLLERTATHLRLTPRGLFLANEVFVELM, from the coding sequence ATGAACTATCCTCATAAATCCGCTTCTTCTGTCTACATTCATATCCCATTCTGCGCGACGAAATGCTACTATTGCGCCTTCAATACCTACACCTTCCATAAGGAACAAGCGAAGGCATATCTACAAGCACTCCGCACAGAGATAGCACTTTACGCCCCAGATACCGACCCACTACAAACGATTTTCATCGGCGGTGGCACACCTTCTATCCTCTCTGCTAACGCCTTGGCGCAGTTATTCACCGATATACATGAATATTTCCAACTAACGCCGAATGCGGAGATCACCGTAGAATGTAATCCCGGTACCGTCGATAGCGAGAAGCTCAACGTGATGCAAGACAACGGTGTGAATCGCCTCAGTTTCGGGCTACAAGCGATGCAAGACGAAACCTTGCAACAGTTAGGCAGAATCCACAGTGTTGACGAATTCCTCCAGAGTTACCACCTCGCCCGCGAAGGTGGCTTTGAGAACATCAACATCGACCTCATCTTCGCACTGCCCGACCAAACGATGGAAGCATGGCATCAGACCCTCAACGAAGTGATTGCCCTTGAACCCAACCACATCTCAGCATATAACCTCGTCATGGAGGAGGCAACCCCGTTTTATGAATGGTGGCAAGCCGGGGAACTCCACCTCCCGACCGAGGACACCGAAGCCGATATGTTCCAATACACGATTGAGACGCTAACTTCTCACGGATACACACATTACGAAATCTGTAACTTCGCCAAACCGAACCACTTTACGAGACACAACCTCGTCTATTGGAACAACCAGCCATGCATCGGACTCGGTGCCGGTGCGTGTGGTTATGTCAACGGTGTCCGTTATACCAACATTCGGGGCATCGCGCCTTATATTGATGCACTCTCCCAATGCAACAAGCCGATCGCCGATACCGAACATCTCACTGGACACGCTGAGAAAGCGGAAACGCTCATGCTCGCGCTTCGGAAACGCGAAGGCATCTCGCTTGAAGCCTATCAAGACCGATTCGGTGAAGAAATTGAAGTTGCCTTTGGTAACATCCTCAAAAAATGGATAGACTTGCAGTTGCTGGAACGCACAGCCACGCATCTCCGTCTCACACCTCGCGGTCTTTTCCTTGCAAACGAAGTCTTTGTCGAATTGATGTAA
- a CDS encoding helix-turn-helix transcriptional regulator, with the protein MTNEKIEYEVGSGNVFKDLEIPSPEEYLAKARLAGIIYDIIAERKLKHGKAAKQLDMSKSEITALLNGRLDDFSIERLFGLLRKLDRDIEIVVRERPEDTPPAEINISTVV; encoded by the coding sequence ATGACTAACGAAAAAATCGAATACGAAGTCGGCAGCGGTAATGTATTCAAAGATTTAGAAATTCCCAGTCCAGAGGAATACCTCGCGAAAGCTCGCCTTGCCGGAATAATCTATGATATTATAGCCGAAAGAAAACTTAAACATGGTAAGGCAGCTAAGCAGCTGGATATGAGTAAGTCTGAAATCACGGCACTTCTAAACGGAAGGCTTGACGACTTTTCGATTGAACGCCTATTTGGACTGCTCAGAAAATTGGATCGCGACATTGAAATTGTTGTCCGAGAGAGACCTGAAGACACACCTCCGGCCGAGATTAACATCTCGACAGTTGTCTGA